In Thermococcus sp. JdF3, a genomic segment contains:
- a CDS encoding 4Fe-4S dicluster domain-containing protein, producing the protein MKKVFIDFRRCIGCGSCEAACAREHNGKPNISIVQTSELMMMSFNCRHCENAPCMLICPARALYRDGDGAVRVKYHECIGCMLCSIACPFGTPRFDERLKVMVKCDLCANRRAEGKLPACVETCPMDALILATEEEIVGMKLKEAAVRREEFIRKVEDMMGCGP; encoded by the coding sequence GTGAAGAAGGTGTTCATTGACTTCAGGAGGTGCATAGGTTGCGGCTCCTGCGAGGCGGCCTGCGCGAGGGAGCATAACGGGAAGCCGAACATATCCATCGTGCAGACGTCCGAACTAATGATGATGTCCTTCAACTGCCGTCACTGTGAGAATGCCCCCTGCATGCTCATCTGTCCAGCGAGGGCGCTTTACAGAGACGGGGACGGGGCCGTTCGCGTTAAATACCATGAATGTATTGGCTGCATGCTGTGTTCTATCGCCTGTCCCTTTGGAACACCGCGTTTTGACGAACGCCTCAAGGTCATGGTGAAGTGCGACCTCTGCGCCAACCGGAGGGCGGAGGGCAAGCTTCCAGCCTGCGTTGAGACCTGCCCAATGGATGCGCTGATTCTGGCCACCGAGGAGGAGATAGTGGGGATGAAGCTGAAGGAGGCCGCCGTCAGGAGGGAGGAGTTCATCAGGAAAGTTGAAGACATGATGGGGTGTGGGCCATGA
- a CDS encoding NADH-quinone oxidoreductase subunit C, producing MIEEFEARFGPILEKRTLGEKKVLYTIMARPEDFQNMVRSLLAGQNVRLFTMVGTDERAVEDAFSITYWFADTSKGELLGVRLYVPEDRPVFPSVAQFHRGALWFEREVQDLLGVEAEGLPDRRRLILPDDWPEGVYPLREDFKYSESPPGEKKYPYARPPEGTSVHAIGPYHIALDEPAHFRLFVRGEEIVGVDYRGFYSHRGIEKLARGRLNYNQVCFIAERICGICGFCHSTAYAQAIEEAAGIEVPERAEYIRTLLLELERLHSHLLWVGVAAHLVGFDTAFMEVWRIRERVMWLAERLTGNRKTYGLVVVGGVRRDLLDYRRELVERELDVMKREFNDVVEFLLSSGGFVKRCEGVGVLSKEKARAWDACGPVARASGVDYDVRRDFPYAAYRDLSFEVPVEKEGDVLARATVRIEEVRQSISLIEQILDAMPGGGILADFGDIPEGAEGISAVEAPRGENVHYILAGDRNTIYRWRVKAATYNNLQTVPDMLVGYTIADAPLIIASIDPCYSCTERVQVVDIESGKSKVVRLGVGICR from the coding sequence ATGATAGAGGAGTTTGAGGCCAGGTTTGGACCGATCCTTGAAAAGAGAACTCTTGGCGAGAAAAAAGTGCTGTACACGATAATGGCGAGGCCAGAGGACTTTCAGAATATGGTTAGGTCCCTTCTCGCTGGGCAGAATGTAAGGCTCTTTACAATGGTTGGGACTGACGAAAGGGCGGTCGAAGATGCATTCAGCATAACGTACTGGTTCGCGGATACCTCAAAGGGAGAACTCCTGGGCGTGAGGCTATACGTCCCCGAGGACAGGCCGGTGTTTCCGAGCGTGGCCCAGTTCCATAGGGGCGCTCTATGGTTCGAGAGGGAAGTTCAGGATCTTCTCGGCGTTGAGGCGGAGGGTCTGCCGGATCGGAGGAGGTTGATACTGCCCGACGACTGGCCGGAGGGTGTTTATCCCCTCAGGGAGGACTTCAAGTACTCGGAAAGCCCACCTGGCGAGAAGAAGTATCCCTACGCCCGACCTCCCGAAGGCACGAGTGTTCACGCGATAGGGCCGTACCACATCGCCCTCGACGAGCCGGCGCACTTCAGACTCTTTGTCAGGGGGGAGGAAATTGTAGGCGTCGATTACAGGGGCTTCTACTCCCACCGGGGAATTGAAAAGCTCGCGAGGGGCAGGCTGAACTACAACCAGGTGTGCTTCATAGCCGAGAGAATCTGCGGGATATGTGGTTTCTGTCACTCAACGGCCTACGCCCAGGCAATAGAGGAGGCCGCCGGAATAGAAGTTCCTGAGAGGGCCGAGTACATCAGAACACTGCTTCTCGAACTTGAACGGCTCCACTCCCACCTCCTGTGGGTTGGTGTTGCGGCACATCTTGTGGGCTTTGACACCGCGTTCATGGAAGTCTGGCGTATAAGGGAGAGGGTCATGTGGCTGGCTGAGAGGCTAACCGGGAACAGAAAGACCTACGGGCTCGTTGTCGTTGGAGGCGTGAGGAGAGACCTCCTTGATTACCGAAGGGAGCTTGTGGAGAGGGAACTCGATGTAATGAAGAGGGAATTCAACGATGTTGTGGAGTTCCTCCTATCCTCCGGCGGGTTCGTCAAAAGATGTGAAGGGGTTGGAGTGCTGTCAAAAGAAAAGGCGCGGGCCTGGGACGCGTGTGGGCCGGTTGCAAGGGCGTCTGGTGTGGACTACGACGTCAGGAGGGACTTTCCCTACGCTGCATACAGGGATTTGAGCTTTGAAGTTCCGGTCGAGAAGGAAGGGGACGTTCTGGCGAGGGCCACTGTTAGGATAGAGGAGGTAAGGCAGAGCATCTCACTAATTGAGCAGATTCTCGACGCGATGCCCGGCGGGGGCATCTTAGCGGACTTTGGGGATATCCCGGAGGGAGCGGAAGGCATCTCAGCCGTGGAGGCCCCCAGGGGTGAGAACGTACACTACATTCTGGCGGGGGACAGAAATACCATCTACCGCTGGCGCGTGAAGGCCGCCACATACAACAACCTGCAAACTGTGCCGGACATGCTCGTCGGTTACACGATAGCGGACGCACCTTTGATTATAGCCAGCATCGACCCGTGTTACTCCTGCACCGAGAGGGTTCAGGTGGTTGATATCGAGAGTGGAAAGTCAAAGGTGGTGCGGCTGGGGGTGGGAATTTGCCGGTGA
- a CDS encoding monovalent cation/H+ antiporter complex subunit F produces MFEHTIPVLMALYGVAGVVYFIRVLLGPTVLDSILAGDCVSLDVALIALLVAVYYENNLLAGGAFFLVLWAFVLDVFASKYLVKGEVGV; encoded by the coding sequence ATGTTTGAGCACACAATTCCCGTCCTGATGGCGCTCTACGGAGTTGCGGGGGTAGTCTATTTCATAAGGGTGCTACTGGGCCCCACGGTTCTCGATTCAATACTCGCGGGAGATTGTGTAAGCCTTGACGTCGCATTGATTGCACTCCTCGTAGCGGTGTACTACGAAAACAACCTGCTCGCAGGGGGAGCCTTCTTCCTTGTTCTCTGGGCGTTCGTGCTCGACGTGTTCGCGTCAAAGTACCTCGTTAAAGGGGAGGTGGGGGTATGA
- a CDS encoding NADH-quinone oxidoreductase subunit B family protein, with the protein MKSLWVFHVNTGACNGCDIEILDVLTPYYDIERLGVKLVPTPRHAHALLVTGPLTRQAYHAAKMAYEAMPPKPRIVIAVGTCACSGGIFHDSYALRREYRESLEYPLKGGTSEFLPVHLYIPGCPPRPEEILYGVALLKNIVEKKVRGRRFSEGTFVLPRESFNAWVEVLLRARIRKELGYFDGYSLLRRFMELVESSESKEELEKLVEKTINDEGDSRLRYGLEKLYSYYLEVVRTYEGILAAKRALVGLPK; encoded by the coding sequence ATGAAATCCCTTTGGGTCTTCCACGTGAATACCGGGGCCTGCAACGGCTGCGACATAGAGATACTGGACGTGCTCACCCCATACTATGACATAGAGAGGCTCGGAGTAAAGCTCGTCCCAACGCCGAGGCACGCCCACGCCCTCCTGGTCACCGGACCCTTAACGAGGCAGGCATACCACGCGGCCAAGATGGCCTACGAAGCCATGCCACCAAAGCCGAGGATTGTCATAGCCGTAGGAACCTGTGCGTGTTCCGGAGGGATATTTCACGACAGCTACGCCCTGAGGCGCGAGTACAGGGAGTCCCTTGAATACCCTCTGAAGGGTGGAACCTCAGAGTTCCTGCCTGTGCACCTCTACATCCCGGGATGCCCCCCGAGGCCAGAGGAAATCCTCTACGGCGTTGCGCTCCTCAAAAACATCGTGGAGAAAAAAGTCAGGGGAAGGCGGTTCAGTGAGGGCACCTTCGTTCTCCCGAGGGAGAGCTTCAACGCGTGGGTGGAGGTCCTTCTCCGCGCAAGGATAAGGAAGGAGCTGGGCTATTTCGATGGTTACTCTCTGCTCAGACGCTTTATGGAACTCGTTGAAAGCTCCGAAAGCAAAGAAGAGTTGGAAAAACTCGTTGAGAAGACCATAAATGACGAGGGCGATTCTAGGCTCAGATATGGCCTTGAGAAGCTTTATTCCTACTATCTTGAGGTGGTGAGAACTTATGAGGGCATACTTGCTGCGAAGAGGGCGCTCGTTGGGCTTCCAAAATGA
- a CDS encoding hydrogenase subunit MbhD domain-containing protein has protein sequence MIELAALALLGCLGLAYLVVTERDLLRAILYTGLFGGLVILAAYTLMAPDIVLAYVAISVALSTGLMVFLVSKTTREEVV, from the coding sequence ATGATTGAGCTTGCGGCCCTTGCCCTGCTCGGTTGCCTTGGGCTCGCATACCTTGTGGTCACGGAGAGGGATCTGCTGAGGGCCATCCTCTACACCGGGCTCTTTGGTGGTCTCGTAATCCTCGCAGCGTACACCCTCATGGCACCTGACATAGTACTCGCCTACGTTGCCATTTCCGTCGCTCTATCCACGGGCCTGATGGTGTTTCTCGTTAGCAAAACAACTCGGGAAGAGGTGGTGTGA
- the mnhG gene encoding monovalent cation/H(+) antiporter subunit G, whose protein sequence is MILSLVGVVLLIVGAVCDIFGAVGMHRFRNFYLRLHAATVGTVGGKFYPFIGAGLIALDRGLLSVAGVAFLSAFTLLITTSVGSHALAYAAERAGVVKIEHDELGGDWDD, encoded by the coding sequence ATGATACTCTCGCTCGTCGGGGTTGTACTGCTCATCGTAGGGGCAGTCTGTGATATATTTGGGGCCGTCGGGATGCATCGCTTTAGAAACTTCTACCTAAGGCTCCATGCTGCAACCGTTGGTACGGTGGGAGGAAAGTTCTACCCCTTCATCGGGGCGGGCCTCATTGCTCTCGACAGGGGACTGCTCTCCGTGGCGGGGGTGGCTTTCCTGAGTGCGTTCACCCTGTTGATAACGACATCCGTTGGGAGCCATGCGCTTGCCTACGCCGCTGAGAGGGCAGGGGTGGTGAAGATTGAGCACGACGAGCTTGGAGGGGATTGGGATGATTGA
- a CDS encoding MnhB domain-containing protein, with protein MRIAGMLVIMLITLSAAYLLQPHVEGIVGVGALGEFYLGNSYLGERSAGSPEVVTSILWDYRGVDTYFETAVLFLAIISAVSVFRSFNGPKSRGEGFTEVVKTGVKLVAFITFVASASVAFHGHLTPGGGFQGGSMLAAGSLLIIVGFSKKALERNGITKTRALGIRTAGLLTIVCVAVYPLLRGLHFMQNLPVYPVKVGGLLVSGSLLLYNLAEFLAVGAGFTIIFLLLANPEEGWQ; from the coding sequence TTGAGGATCGCTGGAATGCTGGTGATCATGCTGATTACACTCTCCGCCGCATACCTGCTACAGCCCCACGTCGAAGGCATCGTCGGTGTCGGGGCGCTTGGTGAGTTCTACCTGGGGAACAGCTACCTCGGCGAACGTTCGGCCGGCTCGCCCGAAGTTGTCACGTCAATCCTGTGGGACTACCGCGGCGTTGACACGTACTTCGAGACGGCAGTGCTCTTTCTTGCCATAATAAGTGCGGTTTCGGTGTTCCGGAGCTTTAACGGGCCGAAATCCCGGGGAGAAGGGTTCACAGAGGTAGTTAAAACGGGGGTCAAGCTCGTGGCCTTCATCACGTTCGTGGCGTCTGCTTCGGTGGCGTTCCACGGGCACCTCACCCCGGGTGGCGGCTTCCAGGGGGGTTCAATGCTCGCCGCCGGTTCCCTGCTCATCATAGTCGGCTTCTCCAAGAAGGCCCTTGAGAGGAACGGGATAACAAAGACGCGGGCACTTGGGATAAGAACCGCGGGGCTCTTGACCATAGTGTGCGTCGCGGTGTACCCCCTACTGAGGGGACTCCATTTTATGCAGAACCTGCCCGTTTATCCAGTCAAGGTGGGGGGACTCCTCGTGAGCGGAAGCCTGCTTCTCTATAATCTGGCCGAGTTCTTAGCCGTTGGGGCAGGGTTTACGATAATCTTTCTTCTCCTTGCGAATCCGGAGGAGGGATGGCAATGA
- a CDS encoding proton-conducting transporter membrane subunit yields MIFALMFLLAIIVGLVSRNSKVVSVLSALASISLVVEATGGIVFHTVISGITVAFATDELSGFFAILVGVAGFAVSVYSLSYMGRRHLVTAAYPLFVLSMALIVLARDFLTLLIFWELMTAASYVLIMYNHERRETLRASVVYLVAMHALNTAPLIMGLGYVYSHAGTLDYSALSGTVVPSWVIWALTVGFLAKAGIFPLHFWLPEAHPVAPSNVSALLSGVMLKMAVYGMLRTLETFGRAGSIAVPLVVLSIVTIALGSLLALNQKDIKRMMAYSSIDNMGYIFLAIGAYLLLSGELKEVAITAVLLHSFNHMLFKNLLFMLSGNILHATGRKDTGIRGLSREMPITFGLSIVGILAVSGVPPLNGFASKWLIYRATFLSKNPLLVAGGAVALLGSALTLAAYLKLYRVFTCEPNVEAEEAPLPMLLGEGILAFLCVVGGVVPGILLRPVGLPYPATLDLPLFTLIIAVLIASLFVALPPRARESGVWTNGEPVEEFEIKPEHMYTGVSGAVQRISAAGDRIQSLALSGSRFYRSTGGGYIDEALFMPLIRLSCGFGTCFKELSKELNGMLATTFLVLVAMVIAFLAFVGVIG; encoded by the coding sequence ATGATATTTGCGCTGATGTTTCTCCTGGCTATCATCGTAGGACTGGTGTCCAGAAACTCAAAGGTAGTGAGCGTTCTCTCGGCGCTCGCGTCCATTTCCCTGGTGGTTGAGGCTACTGGGGGAATTGTCTTCCACACCGTCATTTCAGGAATCACCGTTGCCTTTGCCACCGATGAACTGTCCGGGTTCTTCGCCATACTCGTGGGAGTGGCGGGCTTTGCTGTCTCCGTGTACTCGCTCTCCTATATGGGCAGGAGGCACCTCGTGACCGCAGCATACCCCCTATTTGTGCTTTCTATGGCCTTGATAGTCCTCGCCAGGGACTTTCTCACTCTCCTGATTTTCTGGGAGCTGATGACGGCCGCCTCCTACGTCCTCATCATGTATAACCACGAGAGGAGGGAAACCCTGAGGGCCAGCGTCGTGTACCTTGTTGCAATGCACGCCCTGAACACTGCACCCCTGATTATGGGGCTGGGCTATGTCTACAGTCATGCGGGAACCCTCGACTATTCGGCGCTAAGCGGTACTGTAGTTCCCTCATGGGTGATCTGGGCATTGACCGTGGGGTTCCTAGCAAAGGCGGGCATTTTCCCCCTGCATTTCTGGCTCCCTGAGGCCCATCCCGTTGCACCGAGTAATGTTTCGGCACTCCTCAGTGGGGTTATGCTCAAAATGGCGGTCTACGGGATGTTAAGAACCTTGGAAACGTTCGGTAGGGCGGGTTCAATAGCGGTCCCGCTTGTGGTGCTCTCAATCGTCACAATCGCCCTCGGTTCGTTGCTGGCACTCAACCAGAAGGACATCAAGAGGATGATGGCCTACTCAAGCATCGACAACATGGGGTACATATTCCTCGCCATTGGGGCGTACCTGCTCCTTTCGGGGGAGCTCAAGGAAGTGGCCATAACAGCCGTCCTACTGCACTCCTTCAACCACATGCTGTTCAAGAACCTCCTTTTCATGCTCTCTGGCAACATCCTCCACGCGACAGGAAGGAAGGACACGGGCATCAGGGGGCTCTCAAGAGAGATGCCTATCACGTTCGGGCTGTCAATCGTTGGAATCCTTGCAGTGTCAGGTGTACCCCCTCTGAATGGCTTTGCGAGCAAGTGGCTGATTTACAGGGCGACGTTCCTATCGAAGAACCCTCTCCTGGTGGCGGGCGGTGCAGTTGCACTCCTCGGGAGCGCGCTCACCCTGGCGGCCTACCTCAAGCTTTACCGTGTGTTTACCTGCGAGCCAAACGTCGAAGCCGAGGAGGCTCCCTTACCAATGCTTCTTGGCGAGGGGATTCTTGCGTTCCTCTGCGTTGTGGGTGGTGTTGTTCCCGGTATCCTCCTGCGCCCAGTGGGCCTTCCATACCCAGCAACGCTTGACCTCCCGCTCTTCACCCTGATAATAGCTGTGCTCATTGCGTCCCTGTTCGTGGCACTGCCTCCCCGGGCAAGGGAGAGCGGAGTCTGGACCAACGGGGAACCCGTAGAGGAGTTTGAGATAAAGCCGGAGCACATGTACACCGGCGTTTCGGGGGCAGTGCAGAGGATCTCGGCAGCGGGAGACAGAATCCAGTCCCTGGCACTATCAGGGAGCAGGTTCTACCGTTCGACTGGAGGGGGTTACATTGACGAGGCACTGTTCATGCCGCTGATCAGGCTCTCCTGCGGGTTTGGGACATGCTTCAAGGAGCTGTCGAAGGAGCTGAACGGGATGCTCGCGACAACTTTCCTCGTGCTCGTGGCGATGGTAATCGCGTTCCTGGCCTTCGTGGGGGTGATAGGATGA
- a CDS encoding hydrogenase 4 subunit D, whose translation MIALVLSSIALAYLGVVCFVLDDRRADTVMLPLLWLSSLIQVLVAAVFYRSPDPIHAVFLDMNGFGEVYGLSVDGTSVFTAFVVSTAGAVFLTYAVRYMDEKNVGHPHREQKGRFYGWMMLFLGSTLAFIYSSTVLQMLIFFELMSLACWGVVGFYGSKRAERAALKALLIPNFGAIIGFYTAVAYGIKYGDLGLDFLGALPEREKMILFLCFMVAAFTKSAQFPLYSWIPDAMAAPTPASAFLHGAAMVEMGVYLLIRVVQFMEPPVTVFYPMALILVATLTVAMLQYPRQSDAKKLLAYSTIAECAIMYTGVAIAVLGNPLGIKAALFQLMNHAYIKGLAFLTAGSFTYYYGTLDMGRIKGLKETPLLAYSWSFSLLGLAGLPPFGVFFSKLYIYLNAGKMYDVPLGILLLLVVLADSVVLLYSALRNINSMIFSEGEPKRVDGIVSGALCSLILLSLTSAFIGYALLGVVQ comes from the coding sequence ATGATTGCGCTCGTACTCTCTTCAATAGCGCTCGCCTATCTCGGGGTTGTATGCTTCGTGCTCGATGACAGGAGGGCAGACACGGTAATGCTCCCCCTGCTCTGGTTGTCTTCCCTGATTCAGGTTCTTGTTGCGGCGGTGTTTTACCGCTCCCCGGACCCGATTCACGCTGTGTTCCTCGACATGAATGGATTTGGGGAGGTTTACGGCCTTAGTGTAGACGGCACGAGCGTCTTCACGGCGTTTGTTGTTTCCACGGCAGGGGCGGTGTTTCTGACCTATGCCGTCCGCTATATGGATGAAAAGAACGTCGGCCACCCGCACAGGGAGCAGAAGGGCCGGTTCTACGGCTGGATGATGCTGTTCCTTGGTTCAACGCTGGCTTTCATATACTCCTCCACGGTGCTCCAGATGCTGATATTCTTTGAGCTTATGAGCCTCGCGTGCTGGGGTGTTGTGGGGTTCTATGGCAGTAAAAGGGCGGAACGGGCGGCGCTCAAGGCCCTGCTGATTCCCAACTTCGGGGCCATAATCGGCTTCTACACGGCGGTGGCGTATGGAATCAAATACGGGGACCTTGGGCTTGACTTCCTGGGAGCACTTCCCGAGAGGGAGAAGATGATACTGTTCCTGTGCTTTATGGTGGCCGCGTTTACCAAGAGCGCCCAGTTTCCGCTCTACTCGTGGATCCCGGACGCAATGGCGGCCCCGACCCCGGCAAGTGCCTTTCTCCACGGCGCAGCTATGGTAGAGATGGGGGTCTACCTTCTGATAAGGGTCGTCCAGTTCATGGAGCCTCCAGTCACCGTTTTCTACCCCATGGCGTTGATTCTCGTGGCAACCCTCACCGTTGCAATGCTCCAGTATCCGAGGCAGAGCGATGCCAAGAAACTGCTGGCGTATTCCACGATAGCGGAGTGTGCCATAATGTACACCGGTGTCGCCATTGCCGTCCTCGGAAACCCCCTTGGAATTAAAGCCGCGCTCTTTCAGCTGATGAACCACGCTTACATCAAGGGACTGGCCTTCCTGACGGCTGGATCGTTTACCTACTACTACGGGACGCTGGACATGGGAAGGATAAAGGGCCTGAAGGAAACCCCCCTCCTGGCGTACTCATGGAGCTTTTCTCTACTTGGACTCGCGGGCCTGCCCCCGTTTGGGGTGTTCTTTAGCAAGCTCTACATATACCTCAACGCCGGGAAGATGTACGATGTCCCGCTCGGAATCCTGCTCCTCCTCGTGGTTCTCGCGGATTCGGTAGTTCTTCTGTACTCAGCACTGAGGAATATCAACTCCATGATATTCAGTGAAGGGGAGCCGAAAAGGGTGGACGGAATCGTAAGTGGGGCACTGTGTTCGCTTATCCTCCTCTCCCTCACGTCCGCCTTTATTGGCTACGCCCTTCTGGGGGTGGTACAATGA
- a CDS encoding 4Fe-4S dicluster domain-containing protein codes for MTKAYPFEPEEAPPEYRGIPRIDPVLCIGCGACANACPPNAILRIDDPENGTRRIVLDVGRCIRCARCEEVCPTGAVRLTAEFEAATDDRSDHVEVVELRLARCRGCGKYTCYTERQVEKVLSLIPRGILDFDRVREKLPLCSECKLKLTVLNATKFGEVEP; via the coding sequence GTGACCAAGGCGTACCCATTCGAGCCCGAAGAGGCTCCTCCGGAATACAGGGGCATCCCCCGGATAGACCCCGTGCTCTGCATAGGTTGCGGTGCCTGCGCCAACGCTTGTCCGCCGAACGCGATACTGAGGATAGACGACCCCGAAAACGGGACGAGAAGGATAGTGCTCGACGTGGGCAGGTGCATAAGGTGCGCCCGCTGCGAGGAAGTCTGCCCGACGGGTGCGGTCAGGCTCACCGCGGAGTTTGAGGCCGCCACCGATGACAGGAGTGATCACGTGGAGGTCGTTGAGCTAAGGCTAGCCAGGTGCAGGGGCTGCGGGAAGTATACCTGCTACACTGAAAGGCAGGTGGAGAAGGTACTGTCTCTGATTCCGAGGGGAATCCTTGACTTTGACAGGGTGAGGGAAAAACTCCCCCTCTGTTCCGAGTGCAAGCTGAAGCTGACGGTACTCAATGCCACCAAGTTCGGGGAGGTGGAGCCGTGA
- a CDS encoding respiratory chain complex I subunit 1 family protein, translating to MNAQDAAPIIVPLMVPFIDGVARKVRAVIQKRVGPSIVQSWYDLLSFLRIECNSPVDSLTFRLAPYIAFASAIGMLLFLPFGEKAPFGFEGDVIAFIYVFTMFSAAVVMGALNVPSSYTSAGAGREVTMSIVFKPLFAVVIGIFAMKTGALTIEGMASALKPSISVLGAYLLLIYLTYVEAGFVPYDIAEAETELLGGPLAEYSGRLFAIMLWAFQIKRFAMIWLLASMLVLPFVSGSTVLLFQCGAFALLFLGMVVYEAMSARYRIDQAVRNGAMAVTLGIFFLLVGWMGW from the coding sequence ATGAACGCTCAGGACGCCGCCCCAATCATCGTGCCTCTGATGGTTCCTTTCATTGATGGGGTTGCAAGAAAGGTCCGAGCAGTGATTCAGAAGCGTGTCGGCCCATCGATTGTCCAGAGCTGGTACGACCTGCTGAGCTTTTTGAGGATAGAATGTAACTCCCCAGTGGATTCCCTGACATTCAGACTGGCCCCCTACATCGCCTTTGCGAGCGCCATAGGGATGCTCCTGTTCCTGCCCTTTGGAGAAAAGGCACCCTTCGGATTCGAAGGGGACGTCATAGCCTTTATCTACGTCTTCACGATGTTCTCAGCCGCTGTCGTGATGGGGGCTCTGAACGTTCCCAGCTCCTACACATCTGCCGGTGCCGGCAGGGAGGTCACGATGTCCATAGTGTTCAAACCGCTTTTCGCGGTTGTTATTGGAATATTCGCGATGAAAACCGGTGCTTTAACCATAGAGGGCATGGCGTCAGCATTAAAACCCTCAATATCAGTACTCGGCGCATACCTTCTGCTGATTTATCTGACGTACGTTGAGGCTGGTTTCGTGCCGTATGACATAGCCGAAGCGGAAACGGAGCTCCTCGGTGGTCCCCTTGCTGAGTACAGCGGAAGACTGTTTGCGATTATGTTGTGGGCGTTCCAGATAAAGCGGTTCGCCATGATATGGTTGCTGGCGTCAATGCTCGTCCTTCCATTCGTGAGCGGTAGTACTGTGTTACTGTTCCAGTGCGGTGCGTTTGCACTCCTTTTCCTTGGAATGGTCGTGTATGAGGCGATGAGTGCCCGCTACCGCATCGATCAGGCCGTTAGAAATGGGGCCATGGCCGTGACCCTCGGAATTTTCTTCCTGCTCGTTGGATGGATGGGGTGGTAA